In the genome of Lonchura striata isolate bLonStr1 chromosome 22, bLonStr1.mat, whole genome shotgun sequence, one region contains:
- the ST6GALNAC6 gene encoding alpha-N-acetylgalactosaminide alpha-2,6-sialyltransferase 6, which translates to MSGSTSQRAAALGVLFALIMLLIIYSSGNGSEVFPYSRLRGRARRPPDLKKWGVRSGYLPVCGNKTLTARCHQCVIVTSSSHLLGTHLGTAIDGAECTIRMNDAPTTGYSADVGNKTSFRVVAHSSLYRVLKRPQEFVNKTPETIFIFWGPPTKMQKSLLKIIQRVCASFPNMTAYVVSPGRMKQFDDLFRGETGKDREKSRSWLSTGWFTMVIAVELCDAIHVYGMVPPSYCGRHPPPRRLPYHYYEPKGPDECTTYIHNERSRRGNHHRFITEKRVFASWANLYNITFSHPTWT; encoded by the exons ATGAGTGGCAGCACG AGCCAGCGCGCCGCCGCCCTGGGGGTCCTCTTTGCCCTGATCATGTTGCTGATCATCTACAGCTCCGGCAACGGGAGCGAGGTCTTCCCCTACAGCCGCCTGCGGGGCAGAGCCCGCCGGCCCCCCGACCTCAAGAAGTGGGGGGTGAGAAGCGGGTACCTGCCTGTCTGCGGGAACAAG ACCCTGACTGCCCGCTGCCACCAATGCGTCATTGTCACCAGCTCCAGCCACCTCCTGGGCACCCACCTGGGCACGGCCATCGACGGGGCTGAGTGCACCATCCGTATGAACGATGCTCCCACCACGGGCTACAGTGCTGATGTGGGCAACAAGACCAGCTTCCGCGTGGTGGCCCACTCCAGCCTCTACCGTGTCCTCAAGCGGCCCCAAGAGTTCGTCAACAAGACCCCAGAGACCATCTTCATCTTCTGGGGGCCGCCCACCAAGATGCAGAAGAGCCTCCTGAAGATCATCCAGCGCGTTTGCGCCTCGTTCCCCAACATGACAGCCTACGTTGTCTCCCCCGGCCGCATGAAGCAGTTTGATGACTTGTTTCGGGGAGAGACAGGGAAGGACAG GGAGAAGTCTCGCTCGTGGCTCAGCACTGGCTGGTTCACCATGGTGATCGCGGTGGAGCTGTGCGACGCCATCCACGTCTATGGCATGGTGCCACCCAGCTACTGCGG ccgccaccccccgccccgccgcctgCCCTACCACTACTACGAGCCCAAGGGCCCCGACGAGTGCACAACCTACATCCACAACGAGCGGAGCCGCCGGGGCAACCACCACCGCTTCATCACCGAGAAGAGGGTCTTTGCCAGCTGGGCCAACCTCTACAACATCACCTTCTCCCACCCCACCTGGACCTAG
- the ST6GALNAC4 gene encoding alpha-N-acetyl-neuraminyl-2,3-beta-galactosyl-1,3-N-acetyl-galactosaminide alpha-2,6-sialyltransferase — translation MKMLVRLFLTLVCAVVAAVLYILLCYHGQPCCSAPGLRDSPTASSVRSFQGYSRVPDGKPLERALCRHCAIVSSSGQMLGSRLGRAIDGQECVLRMNHAPTSGYEQDVGARSTIRVVSHTSVPLLLGNQPYFFQQSQETLYFIWGPAKKMNREKMGSTYQALVKVMEKYPQLQIYTLTEEKMTYCDDIFQNETGKNRMKSGSFLSTGWFTMILAMELCEQICVFGMVSDSYCREKNHSSVPYHYFEKGRLDECKMYLMHEQARRAGHRFITEKAIFSRWAKRRNIVFNHPSWAGR, via the exons ATGAAGATGCTG GTCCGGCTCTTCCTGACGCTGGTGTGCGCGGTGGTGGCCGCCGTGCTGTACATCCTGCTCTGCTACCAcgggcagccctgctgctcggccccggggctgcgggacagccCCACCGCCTCCAGCGTCCGCAGCTTCCAGGGCTACAGCCGCGTTCCCGACGGGAAG CCGCTGGAGCGAGCGCTGTGCCGCCACTGCGCCATCGTCTCCAGCTCGGGGCAGATGCTGGGCTCGCGGCTGGGACGGGCCATCGACGGGCAGGAGTGCGTCCTGCGCATGAACCATGCTCCCACCAGCGGCTACGAGCAGGACGTGGGGGCACGCAGCACCATCCGGGTGGTCTCGCACACCAGCGTTCCGCTGCTGCTGGGCAACCAGCCCTACTTCTTCCAGCAGTCACAAGAGACCCTTTACTTCATCTGGGGGCCGGCAAAAAAGATGAATAGGGAGAAGATGGGCTCAACCTACCAGGCGCTGGTCAAGGTGATGGAGAAATACCCCCAGCTGCAGATCTATACCCTGACGGAGGAGAAGATGACGTACTGTGACGATATCTTCCAGAATGAGACAGGGAAGAACAG GATGAAATCCGGCTCCTTCCTGAGCACGGGCTGGTTCACCATGATCCTGGCCATGGAGCTGTGCGAGCAGATCTGTGTCTTTGGCATGGTCAGCGACAGCTACTGCAG ggaaaaGAACCACTCCAGCGTGCCGTACCACTACTTTGAGAAGGGCCGGCTGGACGAGTGCAAGATGTACCTGATGCACGAGCAAGCTCGCCGTGCTGGGCACCGCTTCATCACCGAGAAAGCCATCTTCTCCCGCTGGGCCAAGAGGAGGAACATTGTCTTCAACCACCCATCCTGGGCGGGCAGGTAG